The Novipirellula aureliae genome segment CCGTTGAATTGAAGAATAACCTTTGTAATATGGTTTACGGAATCATGCGTGCGGATCAAGGTCCGCCTTATACCACCGATAAGAAATCGCTTGCTTTTAGTCATAATCGCGACGATGCCAAAGCCGATAAATTTGTCAGTGCAGAGAAAGGTGATTTTCGGCTGGTAAAGGGCTCTGCGGCAATCGATCAAGGTATAGCCCTGCCGGTAATGAATGGCGACTATCAAGGCGACGCCCCCGACTTAGGCGCCTACGAGTATGGTGGAGAGGAATGGAAGGCCGGTTCCGATCTTTCCAAACCTGAATTTATTGATGAGAAAACCCGTTGATCCTTTGAATACAATGCCGGTGTATCAGCGTTTGTATCCGCGTTCTTTGGGGACAGCCTAGAGAAATCGAAACAGGCCCAATCGAAACAGGCCCAATCGAAACAGGCCCAATCGAAATGGGTCCAATCGAAACAGGGCCGGTACATTTTACAGTAAACGCAACTGGCATACCGCTAATTAAATCAACTGGGATTGGGCGGTTCTTGCCGATCCTAGTAAAGGAAAAGTTTGACCCATGACCAAGATTAGGCTCTGTCATAAAACTCGCTCTGGCTGCGAGCGACCCATCTCTCGCCTGGCTGCTTCTGGCTCCATCGACAATACAACCGATATCGCCTGCTTCGCCTTCGTTGCCAGTCCAAAAAAATACTTGCTCTCGGGCCGACGACGGAGTTTTCCGAAAGAGCCCAGTGGTGCACATACAGTTGCAGCGGTTATCGCGGTATTCATCTTGCTCTGGTGTCCCTCCATACTTGCGGCAAAGAACCTATACGTCGATGCCAACGGCGGTGATGATACCCAGCCTGGAACCCTGGATAAGCCATTCCAGACGCTTCAGCATGCGACCAGCAAAATGGTGTTCGGCGATGTTTGCATCATCAAGGCTGGTGTCTACCGTGAGACCCTTATTCCCAAAGCCGATGGGCTGACCTTCCGGAACTTTGAAGATGATTATGTCCTCCTCACTGGGTTGGATACGGTTAAGGGATGGACTCGGCATGAAGGGAAGATCTGGAAAGCGGGGTTTACTCGGGCTTCTCCTCCTGGCAGCTTTAAGGCCTCCATGGTCTTTGTTGATGGCCAGCGTATGAATTGGGCCCGCACTCCCAATGAAGATGGCGACATGCTCAACAACAAAGATACGCGTTTGGTGAAGGTCGGTGCTGATACCAGCAAGCGTTCTTCGATTTTGGGTACGGTTGTCTTTGAGGACTTGCCTTCGCCAGCAAAGGACGCCTGGAAGGGAGCCTATTTTGTGGGACTCGCCTCTTACAATGTAGCCGCTTGGTTCACGGCCAATAAGGGGCTCGTGCAGGAATCGGATGGCAATTCACTCGTCGTCAAGGATATCTCCTGGAACTGGATGAATGGTGCCAGTAAGGGACGTTTTCTGGGGGATGGTTATGGCTATCTCATTGGACACCTGCTGGCCCTGGATGCTGAGACCGAGTGGCATCTTCAAGACGATACGCTCTACCTCTATCCTCCCGCAGGCACGGATATGGAAACGGCACGTATCGAAGCCCGGAGCCGCATCCTGGGACTGGACCTCTCCGGGCGGACGGGGATCACCATTGAGGGAATCAACTTCAAGGCCGCCGGGGTGAAGATGGAAGCTTCGGCCAACTGCGTACTAGACCGGTGTACCTTCCGCTATGCATCCAGCTTTTCGGCCTTTCGTGAACATGCCTGGGGTGATTACAAAAACGGAGACGGTGGTATCTACATCTCCGGGCATCACAACACGGTTAAGAACTGCTACATCGGCAAGACCTGGGGCAATGGCATTGCTCTGTGGGGGCATCACAATACGCTGGAGAATTCCATCGTCGAGCATTGCAACTGGCAGGCAGAACGATTGGCCAATATCTCCTGCCCCGGAGATGACAATGTCATTCAGGCCAACACCGTCCGGTTTGGTGCCCGCGAGGGAATGGATCTGGGCAATGGTCGATGGGTCGATAAGTACGCTCTGCGGGCCCTGGTTAAGTTCAACCATGTGCATGATCTGGGACTGCTATGCCCCGACGGAGGATTGTTCTATGTCAATCATCAGGGGGGAGGGAAGCCGCTTGCCAATACCGAAATCTGCTACAACATTTGGCATGATTATCCCAGCGCCGATAGCCCACGCCCCCATGGAGGCATCTATCTCGACAATATGAGTAGTGGCTACAAGATTCATCACAATGTGATAAGGAATGTTATCTCAGGCGTGCATCTGAATGACATCTCGCGGGACAACAATACCCATGATGTCTATGTCTACCACAATACGATCATAAACTGTAAACACGCTGTCCGGATGAACCAAGGACAAAAGGGCAGCATCAATACCAAAAATGTCATTGTTCAGAACAACCGAAGTAACGGCAGTGACTTCGAAGGCACTCAGGTTGACCACAACCAGTCGGATATGCACGATAGGGGATACGTGGATCCAAGAAATAAAGACTATCGTTTAAAATCGATATCAATGTCTATCGATGCAGGCATCGCAATTCCTGGAATAAACGACGATGCCGTGGGGGCTCCTGATTTAGGAGCCTATGAGTTCCAGGGTCAGGACTGGATGGCAGGGGCATCCATTGACGTTCCTGATTTCCCTGATGAAAAGAAACGCTAATGATGGCAGTGTCATTCACAATTGGAAGAAAGCCCTCGAGAATGACGGAACACTCAATGCTAAAAAGGCCAACTGGAGTCAGGATGGTCCTATGCTGTCGATTCAACCGCCGGCGAAGCTACTAAACCAATACGATACGGTTGTAAAAGTAAATTTTTGAAGGATATCCCCATATGAAATGTTTCCAATGCTCGCTGATTTTTATGATCATTTTCCTGTGCTCGACCTTGCAGGCTGAGCCCCTTGTCATTGGTGATCGTTCCAAGGGATTGATCGTTGAGACCCTTGATTCCACCCTGCCGGATGAGTCGGGTATGGTGCTCATCCGTGAAATGTTGTTACCGACATTCGAGCGAGGTGCCTACTATCGTCCGTACTCGGGTGGCGGCCCCAGAGGCAACCGCGTCGAAGCGGTTGCCTTTAAAACGATTGCTGAACTCGAGGCCTATCGCCCCTCCGCGACGCGGAAAGGACACACGAGTGTTCAGCAGGGACAGTTCATTCTTCTAGAGCTCAAGGGTGGTCGCTATCTGGCGATTTTGCCCATGACCTCTGAAAAGGTTTACGGCCAATTCTTTGTTGAAAAGGGCAAGCTCCTGCTCAAAACAGGGAACTTTGGAACCAATGCGGTGCAAGGTAAGATTCCTCTGCTGTGCTGGGCTTATGGCAATTCGCCTTACTCGGCAACGCAGGCGGTTTGGGAGCAGGTCTTTGAGTCCGGCTACGTTGCGGCCCAGCCGCGTGGGGACAAAGGCTTTCCCGAGGAGCCCTACGGATATCTTGGCTGGTGTTCCTGGGAACATTACAAAAGAAACATCTCAGAAGAGGTCATCACGGAGGCGGTTCACACGCTGGAAAAAAGTGGCGCACCGATTCGTTGGGTCATGATCGACGATGGCTATTTGGATGTCCAGGGCGCAAAGCTACGCAGTTTTGGTGTGGATCAGAAGAAGTTCCCGAATGGCTGGAAGCCAATCATGGATTTGAAGAATCCAGAGAAGATCAAATGGATTGGCATCTGGCGAAACTTTGGCGGATATATGGGGGGAACCTCATCGGCGCACACGATGGATGATCTGAAGCCCTTCCTGGCCAATACCATGAGTAGGGGAACCGTCCTACCAGATGGACGCCCAGAGTCATCAAAGGCGTTTTATGAAAAGATGGTGTCCGATACCAAAGATAACGGTTTTGATTTCGTTAAGGTCGACTTCCATACCCGCACCTTTGACCACTATATGGGGACAGCCGATCCGGTTGGCGTGATGCGATTGAATAATGAAGCGCTTGAGGAGGCCACCCACTCGATGGGCATTCCCTTGCTGAACTGTATCGCCCAGCCCAATGTGAATTCTCTGCAAACCAAGTATAGCATGCTCACGCGATCCAGCCCGGATTACAACCAAATGGATAAGGCGAAGAACAAATGCAATACCTACCAGAGCTTTGCGAATCATCTCTGGATGGGGCAAACGGTCTGGGGTGATCTCGACATGTTCCACACCCACGACCAGCGGGATGTCAATTCGATGGCCATCGCCCGTGCGATCTCGGGCGGCCCCATTTACATTTCCGATGAGCCTTCGAAGGTCGTCCCGAAAGTGCTGCATCAACTAGCCTATCGAGACGGGAAACTGCTACGGACCGCAGCCCCGGCGACACTTCTGCCAGAGAGCTTTTTCATCCATCCCTTCCGCAATGACGAAGTCTTCCGTGTCATTGCACCCATGGAAGATGGGGTGGCAGCGATCGCTTTGTTTAACTTTACGGAGAGTGGCAAAGCATTGAGCAGCGGATTTACGGCTAAAGACTACAGCCACGCTGGTGAGCTGCTGCAGCCCAACGAGGGCGCATGGCCCGTGCCAGACGAAGGTCTCTTGGTATATGATCGTGAGACAAAGACGGCTGTCGATTTAGCAAATGGCTTCTCTACCGATGTGCCAAACTTCGATGCCAAACTCCTCCTGATCTATCCAAAGAACAAGGGCTGGGCTGTAATCGGTCGTAGCGATAAGTTCCTTCCTGCCGCTGCGATCAAAATGAATTCGGTAACGTCCTCATCGGTAAGTTTCATGTTGAAGGAATCCGGCCCGCTCCTGATTTGGAGCGAAAAGGGTGCACCCCTATTAGAAGGTGCTTCCTTTCAATCGATCGGCAGCAATCTCTACCTTGCGGAACTGGCCGTCGAAGAGGGGGTTCGTGAAATCACTATTTCAAGGAAATAACGACAGGCCTCTGTGCCAACATGAGTGAGACAACTTTGAGTTTTTCAAAGTTGAGGGCAGGGGGAATTTGAATGACCGAAATTACTGGCAAAAAAGTGAGGGGAAAATCCCGAGGTCGTTGCAAAAGCGGATCGGCGTCGTTTCACATCCGAGTACAAACATCGTATCGCACTGGAGGCTGAAACGTGTACCGAGCCTGGTGAGATTGGAGCCCTGCTGCGTCGTCAAGGCCTATATTCGGCCGTCATCCAGCGGTAGCGTCGTCAACTTCGGGAGCAACCGGTGTCATCTTCGTCCTCGTCGAAAAAGTCCAACAGCGGACCATCAGCCAAGCGTCACTGGGCGCTCGTCTCAAACACGAGAATGGCCGTCGGGCAAACAACGAACGTGCGCAACGCGGCATGAAATTAAGTTTGTTTCGGGACGTTTAGTAAATCCGCTGCGATCGGATTCGGCAACATCCGCTTGCCGAACCAAACCAACAGTTCGTCAGACAGATTGTCTCTTTTGCCAAGCACAAGCGAAACGAACTCAGCAAACTCCGATGGAAGCAAACGTTGTTTCTGTGACTCCATCGAGAGCAGTCATTCAGCAAGTTGCCAAAGCAAGATACCGGGAGACGCTGAGTCGCGAACTTCGTCACCGACGATACGAAGTATTTGCACAATTTCTTGCAGATAGAGACTTGTTGCCTCGGTTTGATGGTGTGGCTTCCAACCGTCCAACGAAGCGTTGCACCTTGGGCAGCGTCTTCATCCGCTTCCTCGTTTTTCAAGGCTCGTCGCCGAAATGATGCAATGGATTCCCATAGCTTGCTGCTTTTCCATTCAAGCCATGTCGAAAGATAGCGACGGAGATTGCGTCGCGTACGTCGCGGTTGTAGCCAATGCAGCGAAACGTTGTGCGAGGACAGCTCGAAATCTTGCAGCAGCTGCGACGAAACCCTTTGTGCCTACTGTCTGGGCGAGTGCTCGGCTTGTGGCGATTCCTATTGTGAACACTGCTTAAACCAGGAGAACCTTTGCGATGATTGCGTTGAAAAACAAGAAACCGAACCGGTCGAGACGCCGTCAGAGGCGAGCACGCCCAAGGCTTCGGTTCACACCGTATGCCTGGGCGAAACTGCTCTGCCTTCGTGATGCCGGCCCAAGCGAAGTGGGTGGATTCGGTATCAGCGACGCCAAGAAGTCGAACGGGAACTTGCGGTTGAAACTACAAAAGCCAGCCCGCAGCCCTCTCGCGACCCTCCTCAGGCTTCCCAGCACACCAATGGGCAAGCACCCGCAGGCGGCAACGGCCAATCGCGTATTCGCGAAGCGACCGAGGCCCAAATCCGAGCGATTCACGCGATCGCATCGAAAGCGAATGTCCATTTGGCAAGCCAGCTAGAAACCGACTTTGACGTTTCCACGCCGAAGCAGTTGACGCTGAGGCAAGCCAGCGACTTGATCGAAAAGCTCAAAAGCCGTCTTAACCAAACTGCGTCGTAGCCAGCTGAATCAAATTCGCTACTACCTCGCTCCTTTCTCTTCACGACTAAAAAACAGGGACAATACAACGAATGCTCTCGCAGCTAGTCCTGATCGCGGTTTTGTCTTTCGCCCTTGCGTCAGCGATGCTCGTGGTACGCAACGACCGGAGGCAAATACGAACCATGCGGCGGATGATGCAAATGATGATCCGCCAACAACCAACCAAGGAGCAACCGGCCCATGAAACCACTCCTCGTCAACCTGATCGTCGGTGGTCTTTCGCTGACGATTCTCCCCGGCATGTCGACGCCAACGACGACACGAGTCACACCCGAGACTTTCGAGGAACTCGTACGCCTGCAACAATCGGTGGGCGATCTGCAAGGTGAACTCAATCGCGGGCGAGACCAGCTCGAGGAAGACCGGCGGCAATGGGACCAGCGTGAACGCCGAGCCCCAGTCATTGCAGCGGCCCCCAATGGGCTTGCCCCATTGGAGCCAACGATTGGCAGCTAAAAACAGCACCGTTGTCAAGTAAGACCCCAATGGGCTTGTCCCGTTGGTGAATCAGATCTCGCTCACCCAACGGGGCAAGCCCGTTGGGGTCGATCATGTGAAAAACACTAGGATTTAGCTAACAATCGTTCGCTCCAACGACGCAAGGTCGTTGGGGGCGGATAGTTTGATGGTGGCGATTAGCGAGAAGTGTCCAAACATCTTCGCAAATCACCGGTCCAAAGGGTCGCCGGAGTTTTTTGACCGGACGGGATTATTGAAAAAGTTAAATTGAAAACTGAAAAATGCAAATTGCGGATGCTGTGAGACCCCGTAAAAGATTGATTTTGCAATTTAAAATTTACAATTTAACTTTTTCAATCGGCTACTGCTGCAAATGGTTTCACTGTGTTGCCGTGTGCATCCCAGACTCTCTAAATGTCCCGGTCGCATTGATTTTCATCAGCCCAGCGTTTGGCCTTACTTCCGTCGTTTCCACCTGAATGGCCCACACAGAACTGGGCTTCATCGACATACTACGCACTGCTGGATTTGGCACTCAGCACTCGAAGGTGCTTGGAAGGTGCTGGTCAGTATTTGCAACTCCGCTAAACTGTCTGAGTTCTATTTGACGAGACCAGCCACGGAAGCCAACACGATGCGTTTTGAATGCAACTCGACCTTTTATCCGAAACCGACCGACCTGACTCATTATTTCCGCAGCAGCGAGATTGACGTTTGGTGCCATACCGCCGGTGATGAGCCGACTGTCGCAGCTCGATTGGCTGTCGACTACTTCGACATCGCCCGTGCCGTTGGCGATGGTCAGAGCATCCTACACGTTTGTGACGCCGTGTCAGCGACCTGGATGCAAATCTATGAAACCACCATCGAGCCGGACATCAACTTCCTTGGGATTCGCGAGGACTTCGGTTTCGACGATCCCGTCAACGGCTTGGTCTTTATCCATGGGGCTGTGTTTCATCCAGACCTCAACTCATGGAGGACATTTATTCTCGATTCCGTCTGCCACATGTTTCCCGAGGACACTGCCACGGTGATGTCGAAGGACACGACGAATCTGGAGCCGAAAGAATTAGCGAGCCTTGGATTTCGCAAAGTCGCTGGGTCCGAACTCTTATTCCGTCCAAACATGCTTCTAAACACCTATTCGGCATTAAACGACAATCGAGATCCGGAAGAGCTAATCGTAGCCGAGGATGCTCAAGAGTACGTCAACCAACAGTGGTCCGAGTTTGATGGCACGAGTTGATCGCACGAATTGATCGCACATTAGCGATTAATAATGATCGAAAGATCTCAATTGGCAACGACTTCAACTGGACGGGGGGGTGAACCGTGGGACGTGGCTGCATGCTCTGTGGCCGCTGGCGGCCAAGTGAACAATTTGGTGGTCGCCGCGCTAAGTCGAGGATCGGTCGCAAGTGCAGACGAATGCCCAAGATCGACTAGCAGCGGTTGCTACGGTTCGGTGAGCTCCGCGGGTTCCTGGAGTAAATACATTGAATCCGTTTTTTCTCATTTGGCAACGCAGCGCAAATGTTCTTAGTTGCATTCCTACCGCCCGCGTCATAACATGAACTTATCGGGAACACGATTCCACTCAACTCGCCGGAGCTGACAGGCTGCTGCTGTCACCCAAGAGCACGAAGTGCAGGCAGACGTTGCCATTTTTACCTGTGGTAATCGACTTTTGATCGCTGCTGATTCAGCTTGGAAAGCTAAGTAATGGACAGGGCTGGTCACGGCCAATTCTGGCCGGTGCCGGGCGCCGACGTGAACGCGACTCGGCACTCTAGACTTCATTTCAGTCTTCTAACGTTCAATCCTCTAGAGTATCCATCGGACTCTTAATGCTTTTGCCAAGCACTTGACTGGTATGCACGTAGCCCATCGTCGTTTCAACATCCTTGTGCCCCATCAACTTTTGGATCGTCTGAATGTCCGTCCCCGATTCGACAAGGTGCGTCGCGAAACTGTGACGCAGTGAATGAGGCACACCGTTTTTTGGAATCTCCGACAATCTTAGCGCCGTCTTAAAAGCATTGGCAAATTGTTGCTCCGCAATGTGATGTCGCCACAATTGACCACTCCGCTTATCACGAGATCGCTGATTTGATGGAAACACCCACTTCCAAGCAAGCTCCTTGCAAGCATTGGGATACTTCTTCGCCAATGCATAAGGCAGATAAACCTGCTCAAAACCCTCGTCGACGTCAATACGATGAAATCGGGCGGCGACCTCAATCTGGCGTTTTAAGCCATCCTTGGCACGTTCGGGCAGGAAGGTAATTCGATCCTTCGCTCCCTTGCCGTCTCGCACCACAATATGCCCCTCGTCGAAACAGACATCCTTAATCCGTAATCGCCGACACTCCTTGTGCCGCAACCCAGCACCGTAGATCAACAAAAACATCAGCCGGTGCATACCAACAAAATGAACCAGCAAGCGTTCGATCTCTCCGCGACTAAACCATACCGGGATCGACTCGCTCTGCCTCGCACGCACCGCGTTTAAGAAGCCAAGTTGCTTGCCAAGTATGCAGTGATAAAAGAATATGAGTCCCGACTGTGCCTGTGTCTGAGTGCTCGCCGAAACGTTCCCTTCGACCGCCAACGAAGTCAAGAAAGTTCCAATATCCTTCTCGTCAAATTGGTCCAACTTCGTCGAACCGACGTGGCCACTAAACCGCTTCACCCAACGAACGTAGGCCTTCTCAGTCGCCATCGCGTAATGCAGTACCCGCATTTCGCCGCGCATGGTCTGAATGAACGCCGGTTCGCCGCGATTGATATTACCCCGTAATTTCGCCAATTCCTCCGCCGTCGGAGGTGCTTCGAGGTCAATGTTCCGTTCTTGCCGTCCCAACTGAGCCAGTGTCATCACGATGGACGACAAATCCGGCTCGCTGCGATGCAAAACCAAATTACGATAGCATTCCACTGCACGCACCGCCTGATATCGCTGCCAAGCAGGAGCACCGTTGGCCAGCAAAGATCTCGAGAATTTTAGAACCGAATCCTTGTTCACGGGCAAGTCATCCACCATGCCATTGCGAACGCCCATCGCATACCGCCTCAGCCAGCGTGGGAACCAAACCTGATCGTTCTCCCCCAGTCGGTCCCCCAAAACCTCGCGTTCAAACTGAGCTATACTCATGACGACACAATCCTTCAAAAAGCGAAAATAGTCACCAGCTGAACACCTGATTCCCCCTTTTTATCCAGTCACGGGATATTAGTCAAACGACGTGACTGACAGGGGGATAATAGTCAAACAGCTTGACTGACAGGGGTATAAGAGCACGATTCCCCTATTATCCCCCCGCACATCACGGGATATTAGCCAAACAACTTGACTGACAGGGGGATATTGGTAAAATAACTTGTCTAGTAGGGGGATAAGAGTATGATTTCCCCAATATCCCTTAACTATCAAGGGATAACTTAGTAGTTCTGCTGACACACGTTGCTCGCCGATACCACCGCAGCACGTGTCGCCTCTAAAACCGTATCGAACGACTCGTGAGACTGTTTCGGCAGTACGCGGTTAGCTGTCCACGCCATACCGTGATACAACCCGGAGTTGAACTCGATCACTATAACACCTACCCGCATAGGTAACTGCACGATCTCTGAAAAAAAAGGACGACGATGCTCAATACGCATTTTGATGTACCTTCTAAACCTGTTAAATGGGACGGACAACTCTACACAATTCTCGACTGGGGTATCTCCAACGACCAAGCCTATGTAACCGTGGAACCTAACAACGATGCTTTCATCAAAGCTGTGGCTCAACTAATACAAGACGAAAAAG includes the following:
- a CDS encoding integron integrase — translated: MSIAQFEREVLGDRLGENDQVWFPRWLRRYAMGVRNGMVDDLPVNKDSVLKFSRSLLANGAPAWQRYQAVRAVECYRNLVLHRSEPDLSSIVMTLAQLGRQERNIDLEAPPTAEELAKLRGNINRGEPAFIQTMRGEMRVLHYAMATEKAYVRWVKRFSGHVGSTKLDQFDEKDIGTFLTSLAVEGNVSASTQTQAQSGLIFFYHCILGKQLGFLNAVRARQSESIPVWFSRGEIERLLVHFVGMHRLMFLLIYGAGLRHKECRRLRIKDVCFDEGHIVVRDGKGAKDRITFLPERAKDGLKRQIEVAARFHRIDVDEGFEQVYLPYALAKKYPNACKELAWKWVFPSNQRSRDKRSGQLWRHHIAEQQFANAFKTALRLSEIPKNGVPHSLRHSFATHLVESGTDIQTIQKLMGHKDVETTMGYVHTSQVLGKSIKSPMDTLED
- a CDS encoding Sip1-related alpha-galactosidase gives rise to the protein MKCFQCSLIFMIIFLCSTLQAEPLVIGDRSKGLIVETLDSTLPDESGMVLIREMLLPTFERGAYYRPYSGGGPRGNRVEAVAFKTIAELEAYRPSATRKGHTSVQQGQFILLELKGGRYLAILPMTSEKVYGQFFVEKGKLLLKTGNFGTNAVQGKIPLLCWAYGNSPYSATQAVWEQVFESGYVAAQPRGDKGFPEEPYGYLGWCSWEHYKRNISEEVITEAVHTLEKSGAPIRWVMIDDGYLDVQGAKLRSFGVDQKKFPNGWKPIMDLKNPEKIKWIGIWRNFGGYMGGTSSAHTMDDLKPFLANTMSRGTVLPDGRPESSKAFYEKMVSDTKDNGFDFVKVDFHTRTFDHYMGTADPVGVMRLNNEALEEATHSMGIPLLNCIAQPNVNSLQTKYSMLTRSSPDYNQMDKAKNKCNTYQSFANHLWMGQTVWGDLDMFHTHDQRDVNSMAIARAISGGPIYISDEPSKVVPKVLHQLAYRDGKLLRTAAPATLLPESFFIHPFRNDEVFRVIAPMEDGVAAIALFNFTESGKALSSGFTAKDYSHAGELLQPNEGAWPVPDEGLLVYDRETKTAVDLANGFSTDVPNFDAKLLLIYPKNKGWAVIGRSDKFLPAAAIKMNSVTSSSVSFMLKESGPLLIWSEKGAPLLEGASFQSIGSNLYLAELAVEEGVREITISRK
- a CDS encoding right-handed parallel beta-helix repeat-containing protein, with product MTKIRLCHKTRSGCERPISRLAASGSIDNTTDIACFAFVASPKKYLLSGRRRSFPKEPSGAHTVAAVIAVFILLWCPSILAAKNLYVDANGGDDTQPGTLDKPFQTLQHATSKMVFGDVCIIKAGVYRETLIPKADGLTFRNFEDDYVLLTGLDTVKGWTRHEGKIWKAGFTRASPPGSFKASMVFVDGQRMNWARTPNEDGDMLNNKDTRLVKVGADTSKRSSILGTVVFEDLPSPAKDAWKGAYFVGLASYNVAAWFTANKGLVQESDGNSLVVKDISWNWMNGASKGRFLGDGYGYLIGHLLALDAETEWHLQDDTLYLYPPAGTDMETARIEARSRILGLDLSGRTGITIEGINFKAAGVKMEASANCVLDRCTFRYASSFSAFREHAWGDYKNGDGGIYISGHHNTVKNCYIGKTWGNGIALWGHHNTLENSIVEHCNWQAERLANISCPGDDNVIQANTVRFGAREGMDLGNGRWVDKYALRALVKFNHVHDLGLLCPDGGLFYVNHQGGGKPLANTEICYNIWHDYPSADSPRPHGGIYLDNMSSGYKIHHNVIRNVISGVHLNDISRDNNTHDVYVYHNTIINCKHAVRMNQGQKGSINTKNVIVQNNRSNGSDFEGTQVDHNQSDMHDRGYVDPRNKDYRLKSISMSIDAGIAIPGINDDAVGAPDLGAYEFQGQDWMAGASIDVPDFPDEKKR